In Corynebacterium nuruki S6-4, the following proteins share a genomic window:
- a CDS encoding RNA polymerase sigma factor, protein MAVNTSSTSGTDNEATAAATPARKVAKKSAARKTARTATRRAAATPAVPTGSAGAAASETPAAAAAASTPAAEEAPAPKKARKTARKTTAKKTAAKKTTRKAAKKTTAKKTAAKKTAAAKATATKDGAEQTRRAAKAGHGVHDEEAADEDDFHPDHEDIDDADFDNLDEDDHEDLAVDDGDEEDTSSDDDADGDTDSANSGKAAKATKEDGSFVWDEDESAALRQARKDAELTASADSVRAYLKQIGKVALLNAEQEVSLAKRVEAGLYAHYRLDQAKLNDEKLSPMQRRDLREIDRDGRKAKSHLLEANLRLVVSIAKRYTGRGMAFLDLIQEGNLGLIRAVEKFDYVKGYKFSTYATWWIRQAITRAMADQARTIRIPVHMVEVINKLGRIQRELLQDLGREPTPEELAREMDITVDKVLEIQQYAREPISLDQTIGDEGDSQLGDFIEDSEAVVAVDAVSFTLLQDQLQDVLHTLSDREAGVVKLRFGLTDGMPRTLDEIGQVYGVTRERIRQIESKTMSKLRHPSRSQVLRDYLD, encoded by the coding sequence GTGGCGGTCAACACCAGTTCCACCTCCGGTACCGACAACGAAGCTACCGCGGCCGCGACCCCGGCCCGGAAGGTGGCGAAGAAGTCTGCCGCCCGGAAGACGGCGCGGACCGCCACCCGGAGGGCCGCAGCCACCCCCGCTGTCCCGACAGGGTCGGCAGGGGCTGCAGCGTCGGAAACGCCAGCTGCGGCGGCAGCAGCGTCCACCCCGGCGGCCGAGGAGGCCCCGGCCCCGAAGAAGGCGCGCAAGACCGCCCGCAAGACGACCGCGAAGAAGACCGCGGCGAAGAAGACGACCCGCAAGGCCGCCAAGAAGACGACCGCGAAGAAGACGGCGGCGAAGAAGACGGCCGCCGCGAAGGCCACCGCGACCAAGGACGGTGCCGAGCAGACCCGCCGCGCCGCCAAGGCGGGCCACGGCGTGCACGATGAGGAGGCCGCGGACGAGGACGACTTCCACCCGGACCACGAGGACATCGACGACGCCGACTTCGACAACCTCGACGAGGACGACCACGAGGATCTCGCGGTCGATGACGGGGACGAGGAGGACACCTCCTCCGACGACGACGCTGACGGGGACACCGACTCGGCCAACTCCGGCAAAGCCGCCAAGGCCACCAAGGAGGACGGCAGCTTCGTCTGGGACGAGGACGAGTCCGCGGCACTGCGCCAGGCCCGGAAGGACGCCGAGCTCACCGCCTCGGCGGACTCGGTCCGCGCCTACCTCAAGCAGATCGGTAAGGTCGCCCTGCTCAACGCCGAGCAGGAGGTTTCGCTCGCCAAGCGGGTCGAGGCGGGCCTCTACGCCCATTACCGGCTCGACCAGGCCAAGCTCAACGACGAGAAGCTCTCGCCCATGCAGCGCCGCGATCTCCGCGAGATCGACCGGGACGGCCGGAAGGCCAAGAGCCACCTGCTCGAGGCGAACCTGCGCCTGGTGGTCTCGATCGCCAAGCGCTACACCGGTCGCGGTATGGCCTTCCTCGACCTGATCCAGGAGGGCAACCTCGGTCTGATCCGCGCCGTCGAGAAGTTCGACTACGTCAAGGGCTACAAGTTCTCCACCTACGCCACCTGGTGGATCCGGCAGGCCATCACCCGCGCGATGGCGGACCAGGCCCGTACCATCCGTATCCCGGTGCACATGGTCGAGGTCATCAACAAGCTCGGCCGTATCCAGCGCGAACTGCTCCAGGATCTGGGACGCGAGCCCACCCCCGAGGAACTCGCCCGCGAGATGGACATCACCGTGGACAAGGTGCTGGAGATCCAGCAGTACGCCCGTGAGCCGATCTCCCTGGACCAGACCATCGGCGACGAGGGCGACAGCCAGCTGGGCGACTTCATCGAGGACTCGGAGGCCGTCGTCGCCGTCGACGCCGTCAGCTTCACGCTGCTGCAGGACCAGCTGCAGGATGTCCTCCACACGCTGTCCGACCGCGAGGCCGGTGTGGTGAAGCTCCGGTTCGGGCTCACCGACGGTATGCCCCGCACGCTCGACGAGATCGGTCAGGTCTACGGCGTGACCCGCGAGCGGATCCGTCAGATCGAGTCGAAGACGATGTCGAAGCTGCGCCACCCCTCGCGCTCCCAGGTGCTGCGCGACTACCTGGACTAG
- the ppgK gene encoding polyphosphate--glucose phosphotransferase: MATDSRAQDVGFGVDIGGSGIKGATVDLDTGDFIGERTKILTPRPATPDAVADVVADLLDRTGWTGPVGITVPAVVQDQTARTAANIDHSWIGTDCAELFRTRLAVDGVPREVTVLNDADAAGIAEARYGSDAARSGAVLLLTLGTGIGSALLVNGVLYPNTELGHLRFPAMDAEKWASSAVKDREDLTYREWARRLDLVLAEYVRILNPQTVIVGGGVSRKADKWVPELTVDVPVVAAELRNRAGIVGAAVAVREGIRP, from the coding sequence ATGGCTACCGACAGCAGAGCACAGGACGTCGGATTCGGCGTCGACATCGGCGGCAGCGGGATCAAGGGTGCCACGGTCGATCTCGACACCGGTGACTTCATCGGCGAGCGGACCAAGATCCTCACTCCTCGTCCCGCGACACCGGACGCCGTCGCCGACGTCGTCGCCGACCTGCTGGACCGCACCGGCTGGACCGGACCGGTCGGGATCACGGTGCCCGCGGTGGTCCAGGACCAGACCGCGCGCACCGCCGCGAACATCGACCACAGCTGGATCGGCACCGACTGCGCGGAACTGTTCCGCACCCGGCTCGCCGTCGACGGCGTCCCGCGCGAGGTCACCGTCCTCAATGACGCGGACGCCGCCGGCATCGCCGAGGCCCGGTACGGTTCGGACGCCGCCCGCAGCGGTGCGGTCCTGCTGCTGACCCTGGGCACCGGCATCGGCTCTGCCCTGCTCGTCAACGGGGTGCTCTACCCGAACACGGAGCTGGGGCATCTCCGGTTCCCGGCGATGGACGCCGAGAAGTGGGCGTCCTCGGCCGTGAAGGACCGGGAGGACCTCACCTACCGCGAGTGGGCCCGTCGTCTCGATCTCGTCCTCGCCGAGTACGTGCGGATCCTCAACCCGCAGACCGTCATCGTCGGCGGCGGAGTGTCCCGGAAGGCCGACAAATGGGTGCCGGAACTCACCGTCGACGTCCCCGTCGTGGCGGCCGAACTCCGCAACCGGGCCGGCATCGTCGGTGCCGCCGTCGCGGTCCGTGAAGGTATCCGCCCCTGA
- a CDS encoding inositol monophosphatase family protein, whose translation MGDMTGTPDQLLLTPQNTADLTAPTAAVLGDRSPEDLRALAVRVASEAAAHVRRSRAGLHGRVAVADTKSSEVDPVTAVDRSSEAVIRRRLAELAAGDAVLGEEDGGALAPDRVTWVADPIDGTVNFVYGIPSSAVSIAAVVDGVPVAAAVADIVRQRVFSACTGGRAMVSGETEPDGRLTGGRVLQVGTETPTELSTALVGTGFSYGADRRRQQAELLVTVLPRVRDIRRIGSAALDLCAVAAGSLDAYYEHGLGPWDHAAGALVAARAGAVVRQASLSAGSDRGLCTLAAVPSVADELADLVAAVSFPA comes from the coding sequence ATGGGGGACATGACCGGAACACCTGACCAGCTGCTGCTGACGCCGCAGAACACCGCTGACCTGACCGCCCCCACCGCCGCCGTCCTCGGCGACCGCAGCCCGGAGGACCTGCGGGCGCTCGCCGTGCGGGTGGCCTCCGAGGCTGCCGCCCACGTCCGCCGGTCCCGTGCCGGGCTCCACGGCCGGGTGGCGGTCGCCGACACGAAGAGTTCGGAGGTTGATCCGGTGACCGCGGTCGACCGTTCCAGTGAGGCGGTGATCCGGCGGCGACTCGCGGAACTCGCCGCCGGCGACGCGGTGCTGGGGGAGGAGGACGGTGGTGCGCTGGCCCCGGACCGGGTCACCTGGGTGGCAGACCCGATCGACGGGACGGTGAACTTCGTCTACGGCATCCCGTCGAGTGCGGTGAGCATCGCGGCGGTGGTCGACGGTGTGCCGGTGGCGGCGGCGGTCGCCGACATCGTGCGGCAGCGGGTGTTCTCGGCGTGCACGGGCGGCCGGGCGATGGTCTCGGGGGAGACCGAGCCCGACGGCCGGCTCACCGGTGGCCGGGTGCTGCAGGTCGGCACGGAGACGCCCACGGAGCTGTCGACCGCACTGGTGGGCACCGGATTCTCCTACGGGGCCGACCGGCGCCGGCAGCAGGCGGAGCTGCTGGTGACGGTCCTGCCGCGGGTCCGGGACATCCGTCGCATCGGGTCGGCGGCCCTGGACCTGTGCGCGGTCGCCGCCGGGTCGCTGGACGCATACTACGAGCACGGACTCGGCCCCTGGGACCATGCCGCCGGTGCCCTCGTCGCCGCCCGCGCGGGTGCGGTCGTGCGCCAGGCGAGCCTGTCCGCCGGGTCCGACCGGGGACTCTGCACCCTCGCGGCCGTCCCGTCGGTCGCCGACGAGCTGGCCGACCTCGTCGCCGCGGTGAGTTTCCCCGCCTGA
- a CDS encoding DUF4193 domain-containing protein has translation MATDYDAPRQSAEDEIETDSLEGLKSAEKAEPAVDDTDDGEVVEPLDIPLADLSGEELSGTVIPRQLDEFTCSVCFLVQHRNRIAEEDGEGGYICVDCA, from the coding sequence ATGGCCACCGATTACGACGCACCGCGTCAGAGTGCGGAAGACGAGATCGAGACCGATTCACTGGAAGGACTGAAGTCCGCCGAGAAGGCGGAACCGGCGGTCGACGACACCGATGACGGTGAGGTCGTCGAGCCCCTGGACATCCCGCTGGCCGACCTGTCGGGTGAGGAACTGAGCGGAACGGTCATTCCCCGCCAGCTCGACGAGTTCACCTGTTCCGTGTGCTTCCTCGTGCAGCACCGCAACCGGATCGCCGAAGAGGACGGCGAGGGCGGCTACATCTGCGTGGACTGCGCCTGA
- a CDS encoding DUF3093 domain-containing protein gives MTEDTTPQGDPGVLYREHQRVPLSYWVIGVGVAALIGWQGQMSRSWYWGVIFGVVALAAVAWALIYMSRNQVIVERDGSGETWLHVGEASLPRSAVSRTLPVPPTARSAAMGRQLDPAAYVVHRPWIPSMAMLVLDDADDPTPYWLISTNHPEDLLAAFGAPVA, from the coding sequence GTGACCGAGGACACGACCCCGCAGGGCGACCCGGGAGTGCTCTACCGGGAACACCAGCGGGTACCGCTGTCGTACTGGGTCATCGGGGTGGGCGTCGCCGCCCTCATCGGTTGGCAGGGTCAGATGAGCCGGTCCTGGTACTGGGGGGTCATCTTCGGCGTCGTCGCCCTCGCCGCCGTGGCCTGGGCGCTGATCTACATGTCCCGCAACCAGGTGATCGTCGAACGCGACGGCAGCGGGGAGACCTGGCTGCACGTCGGCGAAGCCTCACTGCCCCGGTCCGCCGTCAGCCGGACGCTGCCGGTGCCGCCGACGGCCCGCAGTGCGGCGATGGGCCGCCAGCTCGACCCGGCGGCCTATGTGGTCCACCGGCCGTGGATCCCGTCGATGGCGATGCTGGTCCTCGACGACGCCGACGACCCGACCCCCTACTGGCTCATCTCGACGAACCATCCCGAGGACCTGCTCGCCGCCTTCGGCGCCCCGGTCGCCTGA
- the dut gene encoding dUTP diphosphatase codes for MTGSSAEPPLRIRRLDPDLPLPRRAHPTDAGIDLYSAEDLTLAPGERALIGTGIAMALPVGTVGLVHPRSGLAARHGLSIVNTPGTIDADYRGEVKVCLVNTDRDTPVTVSRGDRIAQLLVQAVSLCDVVEVDDPAELGETVRGTGGYGSTGV; via the coding sequence ATGACTGGTAGCAGCGCAGAACCTCCCCTGCGGATCCGGCGGCTCGACCCTGACCTGCCGCTCCCACGGCGGGCCCACCCCACCGATGCGGGCATTGACCTGTACAGCGCCGAAGATCTCACACTCGCCCCCGGCGAGCGGGCCCTCATCGGCACCGGCATCGCCATGGCGCTCCCGGTCGGGACGGTCGGCCTGGTCCACCCCCGGAGCGGGCTGGCCGCCCGGCACGGTCTCTCCATCGTCAACACCCCGGGCACCATCGATGCGGACTACCGTGGCGAGGTGAAGGTGTGCCTGGTGAACACGGACCGGGACACTCCGGTCACGGTGAGCCGGGGCGACCGTATCGCCCAGCTGCTCGTCCAGGCGGTGAGCCTGTGCGACGTCGTCGAGGTCGACGACCCGGCGGAGCTCGGCGAGACCGTCCGCGGCACCGGCGGATACGGATCGACCGGCGTCTGA
- a CDS encoding DUF3710 domain-containing protein has translation MWPFGSKSSGTDRDDDRDAQRGSTAATSADSADSATAATSAASGAPASGPDAATAPAGTSDTAGSAGSAGSAGSAGTADAAGASYDPVNGSYGPFDGDRVDYREFDFSDFAKGGLDLGSMMVPVPHQGEVQVEMGPQGPQMIHIVTPVGRVTPVAFAAPRSGGLWEESLESLEEGMVNDGLATSRGTNLWGEEIIGTAGNGRMRVIGVDGPRWMLRVTLAGPAETADELASLAYDLISRTFVNRGDAPVPAGSPLPVTIPAAMAEELKRAVEQQNQQAQQAQAQQNQAQQNQAQQPAAPAGPVDHDADGPARPARRNSGTADGRMGDAG, from the coding sequence ATGTGGCCTTTCGGCAGTAAATCCTCCGGCACTGACCGGGACGACGACCGCGACGCGCAGCGGGGCAGTACGGCTGCGACGTCTGCGGACTCTGCGGACTCTGCGACCGCTGCAACCTCTGCGGCGTCCGGTGCCCCGGCATCCGGGCCGGACGCGGCGACGGCTCCGGCCGGGACATCCGACACGGCAGGCTCTGCAGGCTCTGCAGGCTCTGCAGGCTCTGCGGGTACGGCAGATGCGGCCGGGGCGTCCTATGACCCGGTCAACGGAAGCTACGGTCCGTTCGACGGTGACCGGGTGGACTACCGGGAGTTCGACTTCTCCGACTTCGCCAAGGGGGGACTGGACCTGGGGTCGATGATGGTCCCGGTGCCGCACCAGGGTGAGGTCCAGGTGGAGATGGGCCCGCAGGGACCCCAGATGATCCACATCGTCACCCCGGTCGGCAGGGTGACCCCTGTGGCGTTCGCCGCGCCCCGCAGCGGCGGGCTCTGGGAGGAATCCCTGGAGTCCCTGGAGGAGGGGATGGTCAACGACGGTCTGGCGACCTCGCGTGGCACGAACCTCTGGGGCGAGGAGATCATCGGGACCGCCGGCAACGGACGGATGCGGGTCATCGGGGTCGACGGTCCACGCTGGATGCTCCGGGTGACGCTCGCCGGACCGGCCGAGACCGCCGACGAGTTGGCGTCACTGGCCTATGACCTGATCTCGCGCACGTTCGTCAACCGCGGGGACGCCCCGGTCCCGGCGGGTTCGCCGCTGCCGGTGACGATTCCCGCGGCAATGGCGGAGGAACTCAAGCGCGCCGTCGAACAGCAGAACCAGCAGGCCCAGCAGGCACAGGCCCAGCAGAACCAGGCACAGCAGAACCAGGCACAGCAGCCGGCGGCACCCGCCGGACCTGTCGACCACGACGCGGACGGCCCGGCACGCCCCGCCCGCCGGAACTCCGGGACGGCCGACGGCCGGATGGGGGACGCCGGGTGA
- a CDS encoding DUF3159 domain-containing protein — MSRHAVGDTNPGPDSDAGTADRSAGEPTLLDQLGGLSGLLSTVIPVLVLVPVNAKWGLGPALWSAVGVSVVIFIWRLARRETVMPAVSGLLGVGLCALIAWFTGDAKGYFAYGIWYSLVAGIVFVLSVVVRWPLVGLIWKGVNGDPRRWRTSRTSVRVYSLATLAWAVVFFARFIVQQWLYGQDDAVGALGVARIAMGLPLTAVVVAATVWAVRVADRAEGIGRHGDPDSNHSPGSTTDNTHHNQGEQE, encoded by the coding sequence GTGAGTCGACACGCCGTCGGCGACACGAACCCCGGCCCCGATTCCGACGCCGGCACCGCCGACCGCTCCGCCGGGGAGCCGACCCTCCTCGACCAGCTCGGCGGCCTGTCGGGCCTGCTGTCCACGGTCATCCCGGTGCTCGTGCTGGTCCCGGTCAACGCGAAGTGGGGCCTCGGGCCCGCACTGTGGTCGGCGGTCGGCGTGTCCGTGGTCATCTTCATCTGGCGGCTGGCCCGCCGGGAGACGGTCATGCCGGCGGTCTCGGGACTGCTGGGCGTCGGACTGTGCGCCCTCATCGCCTGGTTCACCGGCGACGCGAAGGGCTACTTCGCCTACGGGATCTGGTACTCGCTGGTCGCGGGCATCGTCTTCGTCCTGTCGGTCGTGGTCCGGTGGCCGCTGGTCGGTCTCATCTGGAAAGGCGTCAACGGTGATCCGCGACGCTGGCGGACGAGCCGCACCTCGGTCCGGGTCTATTCGCTGGCGACGCTGGCGTGGGCGGTCGTGTTCTTCGCCCGGTTCATCGTCCAGCAGTGGCTCTACGGTCAGGACGACGCGGTCGGCGCACTCGGCGTCGCCCGGATCGCCATGGGGCTGCCGCTGACCGCGGTGGTCGTGGCCGCGACGGTCTGGGCGGTCAGGGTCGCCGACCGCGCCGAGGGAATCGGCCGGCACGGCGACCCGGACAGTAACCACAGCCCCGGCAGCACGACCGACAACACACATCACAATCAAGGAGAGCAAGAGTGA
- a CDS encoding class I SAM-dependent RNA methyltransferase, which translates to MSETPVLLDMAGPAHGGQTVARLDGQVVFVRGALPGESGVPVVLDPPTKKSFRTGQVADVAAIAAPSPHRVAPQDPATVAGAGCSDLDIVDAAGSLELKRQVVLDQFARIGHLDFAGELADVPVEAVSPEPFTGYRTRVRLGVDGQGRAGLRRAASHDIVALTDIPGGASAQWSPALADGLAGELAAVELTPGAEVCVAVGDDGVRSAVELTTTGRGRRRASGRRVLTGTGTVTHTVNGLSWTVPVEAFWQAHQGVPALYSGWIADALADDPTAPGHVPGERGACAWDLYGGAGVFAAALTDAVPGLAVDSVDVESEAVAAGRAALDGRDIRFVAGDVAKKTDALRSRGGLEAVVLDPPRTGADKSVLAAVVKARPRHILHIGCDPATAARDAARLVAGGYRPAGMTVVDAFGLTHHVEVLLHLVAVTGDGDGTVRN; encoded by the coding sequence GTGAGCGAGACCCCGGTCCTACTCGACATGGCGGGCCCGGCCCACGGCGGCCAGACCGTCGCGCGGCTCGACGGGCAGGTCGTCTTCGTCCGTGGCGCCCTGCCCGGGGAGAGCGGCGTCCCCGTCGTCCTCGACCCGCCGACGAAGAAATCCTTCCGGACCGGGCAGGTCGCCGATGTCGCCGCGATCGCCGCGCCGTCGCCCCACCGGGTCGCCCCGCAGGATCCCGCGACCGTCGCCGGTGCGGGCTGCTCCGATCTCGACATCGTCGACGCCGCCGGGTCACTCGAGCTCAAACGGCAGGTGGTCCTCGACCAGTTCGCCCGGATCGGGCACCTGGACTTCGCCGGTGAGCTGGCGGATGTCCCGGTCGAGGCGGTCTCCCCGGAACCCTTCACCGGGTACCGGACGCGGGTGCGGCTCGGTGTCGACGGGCAGGGGCGGGCCGGGCTCCGCCGTGCGGCCAGTCACGACATCGTCGCCCTGACGGACATCCCCGGTGGCGCGAGCGCGCAATGGTCCCCGGCGTTGGCCGACGGGCTGGCCGGGGAGCTGGCCGCGGTGGAGCTCACCCCGGGCGCGGAGGTGTGCGTCGCCGTCGGCGACGACGGCGTCCGCTCGGCCGTGGAGCTCACCACGACCGGTCGTGGCCGCCGCCGGGCGTCCGGACGCCGCGTGCTCACCGGCACCGGCACCGTCACCCACACGGTCAACGGCTTGTCCTGGACGGTGCCGGTGGAGGCCTTCTGGCAGGCGCACCAGGGTGTGCCGGCGCTGTACTCCGGCTGGATCGCGGACGCCCTCGCCGACGACCCGACCGCACCCGGCCACGTGCCCGGGGAGCGGGGCGCCTGCGCCTGGGACCTCTACGGTGGTGCCGGCGTGTTCGCCGCCGCCCTGACGGACGCCGTCCCGGGACTGGCCGTCGACAGTGTCGACGTGGAGTCCGAGGCCGTCGCCGCGGGCCGCGCGGCACTCGACGGCCGGGACATCCGGTTCGTGGCCGGTGACGTGGCGAAGAAGACCGATGCCCTGCGCAGCCGGGGCGGTCTGGAAGCGGTCGTCCTCGACCCGCCGCGCACCGGTGCGGACAAGAGCGTGCTCGCCGCGGTGGTCAAGGCCCGGCCGCGGCACATCCTGCACATCGGCTGTGATCCGGCCACCGCGGCGCGGGACGCCGCCCGCCTGGTCGCCGGTGGGTACCGGCCGGCGGGGATGACCGTCGTCGACGCCTTCGGCCTCACCCACCATGTCGAGGTGCTGCTGCACCTCGTGGCCGTGACCGGGGACGGGGACGGCACCGTCCGGAACTGA
- the dxs gene encoding 1-deoxy-D-xylulose-5-phosphate synthase, which yields MSILETVSSPADLKNLDPVDLDRLAGEIRGFLIEKVSATGGHLGPNLGVVELTIALHRVFTSPTDPVIFDTGHQSYVHKILTGRRDMFDTLRQYDGLSGYPSRQESPHDWVESSHASASLSYADGLAKAFEVTGQTRRCVVAVIGDGALTGGMAWEALNNIAEADHRRVVIVVNDNGRSYSPTIGGLAQNLAALRLQPAYDRMMEQGKNSLGRMGTLGDRAFQLLHGFKEGVKHAVVPPELFSNLGLKYVGPVDGHDIGAVEKALRYARNYGGPVIVHTVTEKGHGFAPAVNDTADQMHSTGVIDPVTGVPVTTGGRGWTDVFADELIRLGDQRDDLVALTAAMAGPTGLARFAERFPDRTFDVGIAEQHAMTSAAGLALGGLHPVVALYSTFLNRAFDQLLMDVGLLHLPVTVVLDRAGVTGPDGASHDGMWDLSVTGVVPGIRVAAPRDGARLTEALDRCVAVADGPTVIRFPKGSVPDPVAAVRSESDHDVLVERAGTAADARTVLIVNYGALTAQSVAAADAVTAAGHTVTVVDPVWVTPVAASLVDLVAASDLVITVEDGGVHGGAGQQLHRAAVDREVDTPFRYLAIPQEFLDQGSRAEVLADIGLDTGSVTRRVADWLGTGAEA from the coding sequence ATGTCGATTCTCGAGACGGTGTCTTCCCCGGCGGACCTGAAGAACCTGGATCCGGTGGACCTGGACCGGCTCGCCGGGGAGATCCGGGGCTTCCTCATCGAGAAGGTCTCGGCCACCGGCGGGCACCTCGGCCCGAACCTCGGTGTCGTCGAATTGACGATCGCCCTGCACCGGGTGTTCACCTCTCCGACGGACCCGGTCATCTTCGACACCGGGCACCAGTCCTACGTCCACAAGATCCTCACCGGACGCCGCGACATGTTCGACACCCTGCGACAGTACGACGGACTGTCCGGGTACCCCTCCCGGCAGGAGAGCCCCCATGACTGGGTGGAGTCCTCCCACGCCTCGGCGTCGCTGTCCTACGCCGACGGGCTGGCGAAGGCCTTCGAGGTCACCGGCCAGACCCGGCGGTGCGTCGTCGCCGTCATCGGTGACGGTGCCCTCACCGGGGGCATGGCCTGGGAGGCGCTCAACAACATCGCCGAGGCCGACCACCGGCGGGTGGTCATCGTCGTCAACGACAACGGCCGCTCCTATTCCCCGACGATCGGGGGACTGGCGCAGAACCTCGCGGCGCTGCGGCTGCAGCCCGCCTACGACCGGATGATGGAACAGGGCAAGAACTCCCTCGGCCGGATGGGCACGCTGGGCGACCGCGCCTTCCAGCTGCTGCACGGCTTCAAGGAGGGGGTGAAGCATGCGGTCGTGCCCCCGGAACTGTTCAGCAACCTCGGGCTGAAGTACGTCGGCCCGGTGGACGGCCACGACATCGGGGCGGTGGAGAAGGCGCTGCGGTACGCCCGGAACTACGGTGGCCCGGTCATCGTCCACACGGTGACCGAGAAGGGCCACGGTTTCGCCCCGGCGGTCAACGACACGGCCGACCAGATGCACTCGACCGGGGTGATCGACCCGGTCACCGGCGTGCCGGTCACCACCGGGGGACGCGGCTGGACCGACGTCTTCGCCGACGAGCTCATCCGGCTCGGCGACCAGCGTGACGATCTCGTCGCCCTCACTGCGGCGATGGCCGGGCCGACCGGCCTGGCTCGGTTCGCCGAGCGGTTCCCGGACCGTACCTTCGACGTCGGTATCGCCGAGCAGCACGCGATGACCTCTGCGGCCGGTCTCGCCCTCGGCGGCCTGCACCCGGTCGTGGCCCTGTACTCCACGTTCCTCAACCGGGCCTTCGACCAGCTGCTCATGGATGTCGGCCTGCTGCACCTGCCGGTCACCGTCGTCCTCGACCGGGCGGGGGTCACCGGCCCTGACGGGGCCAGCCACGACGGGATGTGGGATCTGTCGGTCACCGGCGTGGTGCCGGGGATCCGGGTCGCCGCGCCCCGCGACGGCGCGCGGTTGACGGAGGCCCTCGACCGCTGTGTGGCGGTCGCGGACGGTCCCACGGTCATCCGGTTCCCGAAGGGGAGTGTGCCGGACCCGGTGGCCGCGGTCCGCTCGGAATCCGACCACGATGTCCTCGTGGAACGGGCCGGCACCGCCGCCGACGCCCGCACCGTCCTCATCGTCAACTACGGTGCCTTGACGGCGCAGAGCGTCGCGGCGGCGGACGCGGTGACCGCGGCCGGCCACACCGTGACGGTCGTCGACCCGGTGTGGGTCACCCCGGTCGCCGCTTCTCTGGTCGACCTCGTGGCGGCGTCCGATCTGGTCATCACCGTCGAGGACGGTGGCGTGCACGGCGGTGCGGGCCAGCAGCTGCACCGCGCCGCGGTGGACCGTGAGGTCGACACACCGTTCCGCTACCTGGCCATTCCGCAGGAGTTCCTCGACCAAGGGTCGCGCGCGGAGGTCCTCGCCGACATCGGACTGGACACCGGCAGTGTCACCCGGCGCGTCGCCGACTGGCTGGGGACCGGCGCGGAAGCCTGA